A part of Bacillus thuringiensis genomic DNA contains:
- a CDS encoding ABC transporter permease, with product MLFKLSMSGLKSNLQDYIVLLVGLIVSISTFYMFQTLASNKTFLESNSSIRDIVSVFKIGSFLLAVITFFYILYANSFLSALRQKEFGMYMMLGAKKHKVTLLMFIETIVLGAASLAIGITVGVGLAEGIGHLLMKQLEFAGEGYKAFYLPSIIITCVFFFALFILSAIMNSIKLSRISVLQLVHADAQTERVAVKGKMTVVVAFLGILLLGIGYASLIYMSYANPLIGLGLMAVGLITATVGTYLIFGSLLPVMINKLKSNKKHSEKGLNAFTFAQLNFRINGLTNVLATVAILVALGAGGIACGMAFKNNILNMTNQMRIYDSVIHNPTAEEKTILDSILFQEKLEYHYKVDDKYVYYLKEDLEKNRPFLQGMKIEKVSEEIPIGAFSIKWVKGEMNTKQWIQAFRTIQSNYVYPDYEIKIVDQNIYDELKGKESTVFMGKTDDFGSYIKEWKKLDELQIAKYKNVKAEELDSKYQAYIVSHDFASGLMFMGFFVGVAFLAMMASCLMFKILSGASKDSTRYQMLRKIGVRRELLIQSIYKELFFVFLVPAIVGIVHILVGMNMFSVLLADPYFRIWLPIIIFVVIYSIYYLITVQLYKRIVLPKEG from the coding sequence ATGTTATTTAAACTTTCTATGTCAGGCCTAAAAAGTAATTTGCAAGATTACATTGTTTTACTTGTTGGTCTTATTGTCTCCATTTCAACTTTTTATATGTTTCAAACGCTAGCATCCAATAAAACGTTCCTTGAATCTAACTCTTCTATTAGGGATATTGTGTCTGTATTTAAAATTGGTTCCTTTTTGTTAGCGGTTATCACATTTTTCTATATTTTATATGCAAATTCTTTCTTATCAGCTCTTCGTCAAAAAGAATTTGGTATGTATATGATGTTAGGAGCAAAAAAGCATAAAGTTACCTTACTTATGTTTATCGAAACAATCGTATTAGGCGCTGCGTCTCTTGCAATCGGTATTACAGTTGGTGTAGGACTTGCAGAAGGTATCGGTCACCTATTAATGAAACAACTCGAATTTGCTGGTGAAGGTTATAAAGCATTTTATCTGCCATCAATAATTATTACTTGCGTCTTCTTCTTTGCACTATTTATATTATCAGCAATTATGAATAGTATTAAATTATCGCGTATTTCTGTACTGCAACTTGTACATGCAGATGCACAAACAGAACGTGTCGCCGTAAAAGGAAAAATGACCGTTGTAGTTGCATTTCTTGGTATTCTTTTATTGGGTATTGGTTATGCATCACTGATCTATATGTCATATGCAAATCCGCTAATTGGTCTGGGTTTAATGGCAGTTGGATTAATCACAGCAACCGTTGGTACTTACCTTATATTTGGATCACTTCTCCCAGTTATGATTAACAAGCTAAAGAGTAATAAAAAGCATAGTGAAAAAGGCCTAAATGCTTTTACTTTTGCACAATTAAATTTCCGCATTAATGGTCTAACAAATGTGCTTGCAACAGTAGCAATCTTAGTGGCTCTTGGTGCTGGTGGAATTGCTTGTGGTATGGCATTTAAAAACAACATCTTAAACATGACAAATCAAATGCGAATTTACGATTCAGTCATTCATAATCCAACAGCAGAAGAAAAGACAATTTTGGATAGTATCTTATTTCAAGAAAAACTTGAATATCATTACAAAGTGGATGATAAGTATGTTTATTATCTTAAAGAAGATTTAGAAAAAAATCGCCCTTTCCTGCAAGGTATGAAAATAGAGAAAGTTTCAGAGGAAATACCCATTGGTGCATTTTCAATAAAGTGGGTTAAAGGAGAGATGAACACAAAACAATGGATCCAGGCTTTCAGAACGATCCAGTCAAATTATGTGTATCCTGATTATGAAATAAAAATTGTAGATCAAAACATCTACGATGAGTTGAAGGGTAAAGAAAGTACTGTGTTTATGGGGAAAACAGATGATTTTGGATCATACATAAAAGAATGGAAAAAACTTGATGAATTACAGATAGCAAAATATAAAAATGTAAAAGCGGAAGAATTGGATAGTAAGTATCAAGCGTATATTGTGAGTCATGATTTTGCCAGCGGACTAATGTTTATGGGTTTTTTCGTTGGTGTTGCATTTTTAGCAATGATGGCAAGCTGCTTAATGTTTAAAATTCTATCTGGTGCATCCAAAGATAGTACACGTTACCAAATGCTTCGTAAAATCGGTGTTCGCCGGGAGTTATTAATACAATCGATTTATAAGGAGTTATTCTTCGTATTTTTAGTCCCAGCAATTGTGGGTATTGTTCACATATTAGTTGGTATGAACATGTTCAGCGTTCTTTTGGCTGATCCGTACTTTCGTATTTGGCTACCAATTATTATTTTCGTAGTGATTTACTCGATTTACTATTTGATTACAGTTCAATTGTACAAAAGAATTGTACTTCCGAAAGAAGGTTAA
- a CDS encoding acyltransferase family protein: MNSKIYNLQGEHFMSKRIKELDSIRGLAALTVVFGHFCLMLPSLPNSIKFSPLRFLWAGGEAVIVFYVLSGFVLSMALYHSKTNYWGYLIKRFVRIYIPYYFWIIVTFALFILFSPYEVIGLRDWFYDRWQGSITKLDIINHFVLLTNFFTENYNPVIWSLAQEMRISIVFPFLFLLFYKLSWKKMILFALSFSLISVFLNMLHIGKAEGFYNGYADTLHFTAMFMVGMILFKHQEKLIYSYRNMKKFNKGFLIALGIILYLYSILIYGISRNDTTFLLKDWGVVMGVSIFIIMAMSNLKVKAFLNKSVFVYLGEISYSIYLCHFPIMMVLFKLLYTKIPILFLLILCITMTLLFSIVSYHLIEKKCINWAKQRTTNFLKKV; encoded by the coding sequence ATGAACAGCAAAATTTACAATTTACAAGGAGAACATTTTATGAGTAAGAGAATAAAAGAATTAGATTCCATACGAGGATTAGCAGCACTTACTGTGGTATTTGGACATTTTTGTTTAATGCTACCATCGTTGCCTAATTCTATTAAATTTTCCCCGCTTAGGTTTTTATGGGCGGGTGGGGAAGCTGTTATCGTTTTTTATGTACTAAGTGGTTTTGTGTTATCTATGGCACTTTATCATTCAAAAACAAATTATTGGGGATATTTAATTAAGAGATTTGTAAGAATCTATATTCCTTATTATTTTTGGATAATCGTTACCTTTGCTTTATTTATTTTATTTTCGCCGTATGAAGTGATAGGACTACGTGATTGGTTCTATGATAGGTGGCAAGGATCTATAACAAAATTAGATATTATAAACCATTTTGTGCTTCTTACTAACTTTTTTACGGAAAATTATAATCCAGTTATCTGGTCATTGGCTCAAGAAATGCGTATATCTATTGTGTTTCCGTTCTTATTCCTTCTTTTTTATAAACTGAGTTGGAAGAAAATGATACTATTTGCTTTGAGCTTTTCTTTAATTAGTGTTTTTCTTAATATGTTGCATATTGGGAAAGCTGAGGGGTTTTATAATGGCTATGCTGATACACTGCATTTTACAGCTATGTTTATGGTTGGGATGATACTTTTTAAGCATCAGGAAAAACTTATCTACTCATATAGGAATATGAAAAAATTTAATAAAGGATTTCTTATTGCACTAGGGATTATTTTATATTTATATTCCATTTTAATTTATGGTATTTCCCGTAATGATACTACTTTCTTATTAAAAGATTGGGGTGTCGTAATGGGTGTTAGTATATTTATTATAATGGCCATGAGTAACCTTAAAGTAAAAGCATTTTTAAATAAGAGTGTGTTTGTATACTTAGGAGAAATTTCATACAGTATCTATTTGTGCCACTTTCCAATCATGATGGTACTATTTAAACTTTTGTATACAAAGATACCTATCTTATTCCTTCTTATTTTGTGCATTACAATGACACTACTTTTTTCTATAGTTTCGTATCATTTAATCGAAAAGAAATGTATCAATTGGGCAAAACAAAGAACAACAAATTTTTTGAAAAAAGTATAA
- a CDS encoding sensor histidine kinase — protein sequence MKKVRFRNKIIIKLLGAVAVSFFVSFGLTILTFIYIIIPLTLNHYFDNLSAFENNMLTFLIFALAIFTFIIIFLILVRKKIVYLKLISDNVNDIANGKLGLTIEIEGKDELTQLAQNINYMSKELENTFEQERRLERTKNELITNVSHDLRTPLTSIIGYVDLLKRGQYDSKAQLQEYLETTYLKSQRLKYLIDELFEYTRLSDNDAKLNFNEVDLSGLLEQIVGEYTPIFEKESLIVQKSITEESIPIFMDVEKMVRVYENLFMNAINYSMKPSELSICLDVIDNKAILKVSNKAEKPPVSDPNKLFERFFRGDKARKDNQGNGLGLAISKRIVELHNGNIHAEYKEGWISFIVEHPIM from the coding sequence ATGAAGAAGGTTAGGTTTAGAAATAAGATAATTATAAAACTTCTTGGTGCTGTTGCAGTTAGTTTTTTTGTTTCGTTTGGTTTAACAATCCTCACTTTTATATATATCATAATTCCATTAACTCTAAATCACTATTTTGATAATCTTAGTGCATTTGAAAATAATATGCTTACATTTCTTATATTCGCGTTAGCGATCTTTACTTTTATAATCATTTTTTTAATATTGGTTCGAAAGAAAATAGTATATTTGAAGCTCATTTCTGATAATGTGAATGATATTGCTAATGGAAAACTGGGTTTGACAATTGAGATCGAGGGAAAAGACGAATTGACTCAACTTGCTCAAAATATTAATTACATGTCCAAGGAATTGGAGAATACATTTGAACAGGAAAGACGATTGGAACGTACAAAAAATGAACTCATAACCAACGTATCTCATGACTTACGCACACCATTGACATCTATTATCGGTTATGTAGATTTATTAAAAAGAGGGCAATACGACAGTAAAGCACAATTACAGGAATATCTCGAAACCACTTATTTAAAATCACAGAGATTGAAATATCTAATTGATGAATTATTTGAGTATACCCGTTTATCAGACAACGATGCCAAGTTAAACTTTAATGAAGTTGATTTATCTGGTTTATTGGAGCAAATAGTTGGGGAATACACTCCTATATTTGAAAAGGAAAGTTTAATTGTTCAAAAATCAATAACGGAAGAATCAATACCTATTTTCATGGATGTAGAAAAAATGGTACGTGTTTATGAAAATCTGTTTATGAATGCGATAAATTACAGCATGAAGCCATCCGAATTATCAATATGTCTTGATGTAATTGATAATAAGGCAATTTTGAAAGTATCAAATAAAGCTGAGAAACCACCTGTTAGCGATCCAAATAAATTATTTGAGAGATTTTTCAGAGGTGATAAGGCAAGAAAAGATAATCAAGGAAATGGACTGGGACTTGCTATCTCAAAAAGAATTGTTGAACTTCATAATGGTAATATACATGCAGAATATAAAGAAGGTTGGATATCCTTTATTGTTGAACATCCGATTATGTAG
- a CDS encoding D-alanyl-D-alanine carboxypeptidase family protein → MKGMFYKKFIVIVTVLTLFCSIVVTSGSASAETVPVLDVEAGSAILVEANSGKILYEKNADESLAIASMTKMMSEYLVHEAVDKGKLKWDQKVKISEYAYKISQDRSLSNVPLENGGSYTVKELYEAMAIYSANGATIALVEEMAGKEADFVKMMNDKSKEFGMKNYKFVNSTGLTNYDLKGHHPEGTTPDEKNKMSARDCAILAQRLVQDFPKMLDTAKIPKKTFQKGGKYPIDMVNFNMMLKGLIKQYEGVDGLKTGTTPEAGDCFTGTVERNGMRLISVVIKANSHTARFDETKKLYDYGFANFEVKNIYGKDAVVKGYETLRVANAKDKDVVVQTKQAVSLPMPQGNKDVYKKEFKVSNKEQEAPIKKGVTVSKMIISPKDNTDPGFLLGKSLQIDLVTKSDVEQANWFTRFMRKIGSFFNGMWDSAVDIVKN, encoded by the coding sequence TTGAAAGGTATGTTTTACAAAAAATTCATTGTAATAGTAACAGTGCTTACACTATTTTGTAGCATAGTTGTTACATCTGGGAGCGCATCAGCGGAAACAGTCCCTGTTTTAGACGTAGAAGCAGGATCAGCAATTTTAGTAGAAGCAAATTCCGGAAAAATTTTATATGAAAAAAATGCGGATGAATCACTAGCAATTGCTAGTATGACAAAAATGATGAGTGAATACTTAGTTCATGAAGCGGTGGATAAAGGAAAACTTAAATGGGATCAAAAAGTTAAAATCTCTGAATATGCATATAAGATTTCACAAGATCGCTCATTATCAAACGTTCCATTAGAAAATGGTGGCTCTTATACAGTAAAAGAGTTATATGAGGCAATGGCAATTTACTCTGCAAATGGTGCAACAATTGCTTTAGTTGAAGAAATGGCTGGAAAAGAAGCCGATTTCGTAAAAATGATGAATGATAAGTCAAAAGAGTTTGGAATGAAAAATTATAAATTTGTAAACTCTACAGGCTTAACAAACTATGATTTAAAAGGACATCATCCAGAAGGGACAACTCCAGATGAGAAAAATAAAATGTCTGCAAGAGATTGTGCGATTTTAGCACAACGTCTCGTTCAAGATTTCCCCAAAATGTTAGATACAGCAAAAATCCCCAAAAAAACATTTCAAAAGGGTGGCAAGTATCCAATTGATATGGTGAATTTTAATATGATGTTAAAAGGTTTAATTAAGCAATACGAAGGTGTAGATGGGTTGAAAACAGGAACTACTCCAGAAGCCGGTGATTGCTTCACTGGTACAGTAGAAAGAAACGGTATGCGTCTAATCTCTGTAGTAATAAAAGCAAACTCTCATACAGCACGTTTTGATGAAACAAAGAAATTATATGATTATGGATTTGCGAATTTTGAAGTGAAGAATATCTACGGAAAAGATGCAGTAGTAAAAGGGTATGAAACTTTGCGAGTTGCAAATGCGAAAGACAAAGATGTAGTAGTTCAAACGAAGCAAGCTGTTTCACTTCCAATGCCACAGGGCAATAAAGATGTTTATAAAAAAGAATTTAAAGTATCGAATAAAGAACAAGAAGCGCCTATTAAAAAAGGTGTAACAGTAAGTAAAATGATTATCTCGCCTAAAGATAATACAGATCCTGGGTTCTTATTAGGTAAATCATTACAAATAGACCTTGTAACAAAATCTGATGTAGAACAGGCAAATTGGTTTACACGTTTTATGCGTAAAATCGGATCTTTCTTTAATGGTATGTGGGATAGTGCGGTTGATATAGTAAAAAACTAA
- a CDS encoding penicillin-binding transpeptidase domain-containing protein, translated as MKKLWMLLFVCFAVMLVGCNKNEPPKQAFEEYINLWNDKKFANMYDHLSDHAKKSISKKEFTEKYQKIYEGIGVKNLKVKTKGENAKDKELFLFEVKMDTDGGPASFIHEAKLVKEKESWKIDWTPDFIFPGMKKDYKVRMQIEQGKRGEIYDRNGKGLATNGKASEVGIIPEKLGEMAAQTKEIVAQLLDMSIEEVDQKLAAKWIKPDSFVPIGILKEGTRQNDYIELEGVSSRPVNIRTYPLGEAAAHLTGYIGKVNAEELKSLQKKGYQADDLVGKTGLEKVLENKLRGEKGGRVFMEDENGKEIKNVAKKEAKEGENVTLTIDAAIQEKIFNEMKNEAGSSAAVNPKTGETIALVSSPAYNPNTIVRGASKAQREAWNNDSKLPMMNRFTQAFVPGSVFKTITGAIGLEINTINPKEEFKIQGLKWTKDSSWGNYYVTRVKEASPIDFDKAMKYSDNIYFAQQALKMGKDQYVNEFKKYGFHEKLPIEYEFPISIIARDGIKNDIQLADTGYGQGQVLMTPLHLALTYAPIVNEGNIPSPHLLKETKAAGNWKEKVVSKKNQEILKSALIKVINDPDGAGRIAKVDGVTLAGKTGTAELKESKEADGKELGWFAAFDANAPNMIVTMMIEDVKGRGGSNVPGEKIKHIFQK; from the coding sequence TTGAAAAAATTATGGATGCTGCTTTTCGTTTGTTTCGCAGTTATGTTGGTAGGATGTAATAAAAACGAACCGCCAAAACAAGCATTTGAAGAATATATCAATTTATGGAACGATAAAAAATTTGCAAATATGTATGATCATTTATCAGATCATGCTAAAAAATCGATTTCTAAAAAAGAATTTACAGAAAAATATCAAAAAATCTATGAAGGTATTGGCGTTAAGAATTTAAAAGTTAAAACGAAAGGAGAGAATGCTAAAGATAAAGAACTTTTTCTTTTTGAAGTTAAGATGGATACGGATGGAGGACCAGCTTCATTTATCCATGAAGCAAAACTTGTGAAAGAAAAAGAATCTTGGAAAATAGATTGGACACCAGATTTCATTTTTCCAGGTATGAAAAAAGATTACAAAGTACGTATGCAAATAGAACAAGGAAAACGCGGAGAAATATATGATCGAAATGGAAAAGGGCTTGCAACGAATGGTAAAGCGTCTGAGGTTGGAATTATTCCAGAGAAACTAGGTGAAATGGCAGCGCAAACGAAAGAAATAGTAGCACAATTACTTGATATGTCTATAGAAGAGGTCGATCAGAAGCTCGCAGCAAAATGGATAAAACCAGATTCCTTTGTACCCATTGGTATTTTAAAAGAGGGAACTAGACAGAATGATTATATTGAATTAGAAGGAGTTTCCTCTCGTCCAGTAAATATTCGTACGTATCCATTAGGAGAAGCGGCGGCACACTTAACTGGATATATAGGAAAGGTGAATGCGGAGGAGTTAAAATCGCTTCAAAAAAAGGGTTATCAAGCAGATGATTTAGTGGGTAAGACTGGTTTAGAGAAGGTATTAGAGAATAAATTGCGTGGTGAAAAGGGTGGACGCGTATTTATGGAAGACGAGAACGGGAAAGAGATCAAAAACGTAGCAAAAAAAGAAGCAAAAGAAGGAGAAAATGTTACGTTAACAATTGATGCTGCAATTCAAGAAAAAATCTTTAATGAGATGAAAAATGAAGCAGGATCAAGTGCAGCGGTCAATCCTAAAACGGGTGAAACTATCGCACTTGTAAGTAGCCCTGCTTATAATCCAAATACAATAGTTAGAGGCGCATCAAAAGCCCAACGAGAAGCATGGAATAACGACTCGAAACTACCAATGATGAATCGTTTCACACAAGCATTTGTACCAGGTTCCGTATTTAAAACGATTACAGGTGCAATTGGTTTGGAAATAAACACAATAAACCCTAAGGAAGAATTTAAAATTCAAGGATTGAAGTGGACAAAAGATTCATCTTGGGGAAATTATTATGTAACACGTGTGAAGGAAGCTAGTCCAATTGATTTTGATAAGGCAATGAAGTACTCTGATAATATTTATTTTGCTCAACAAGCTTTGAAAATGGGAAAAGATCAGTATGTAAATGAATTTAAGAAATACGGATTTCATGAAAAATTACCAATTGAATACGAATTCCCTATTTCAATCATTGCAAGAGATGGAATAAAAAATGATATTCAACTTGCAGATACGGGATATGGACAAGGACAAGTATTAATGACACCACTTCATTTAGCACTAACATATGCACCGATTGTGAATGAGGGAAATATCCCGTCGCCTCATCTTTTAAAAGAAACAAAAGCAGCGGGGAATTGGAAAGAAAAAGTCGTTTCTAAAAAGAATCAAGAGATATTAAAGAGTGCATTAATAAAAGTCATTAATGACCCTGATGGCGCGGGGAGAATTGCTAAAGTTGATGGTGTAACTCTTGCTGGTAAAACTGGTACAGCAGAACTGAAAGAGTCGAAAGAAGCAGACGGAAAAGAACTGGGATGGTTTGCAGCTTTCGATGCAAATGCGCCAAACATGATTGTTACAATGATGATTGAAGATGTAAAAGGAAGAGGAGGAAGTAACGTTCCAGGTGAAAAAATAAAACATATTTTCCAGAAATAA
- a CDS encoding SGNH/GDSL hydrolase family protein, with protein MVNTKGGIHMWKRFVAIGDSFTEGIGDEVEGIVLKSWVDHFVQLSVNDIEYANFAKRGLVTKEIRSQQLEKALTFKPDLVSLIAGANDVLKGRWNHQAYKNDMECMIDKLSKTEADIIIANLPDFTVRLPCASEKKQVIKEQLLEANDVIRSLSREYKIHHVDFWSHPLVNDNTLWSADLIHPNSKGYVKVAELIHSSLPVHDSSK; from the coding sequence ATGGTTAATACTAAAGGGGGAATACATATGTGGAAGCGATTTGTAGCGATTGGTGATAGTTTTACAGAGGGGATAGGGGATGAAGTTGAGGGAATTGTATTAAAAAGCTGGGTAGATCACTTTGTTCAACTGTCTGTAAACGATATAGAATATGCCAATTTTGCAAAACGTGGGTTAGTAACTAAAGAAATTCGCTCGCAGCAATTGGAAAAGGCATTAACTTTTAAACCAGATCTGGTTAGTCTAATTGCGGGTGCAAACGATGTATTAAAAGGACGTTGGAATCATCAAGCATATAAGAATGATATGGAATGTATGATAGATAAATTAAGTAAAACAGAAGCTGATATTATTATAGCAAACCTTCCAGATTTTACAGTAAGGCTTCCTTGCGCTTCTGAAAAAAAACAAGTAATAAAGGAACAATTATTAGAGGCAAATGATGTTATACGTTCACTGAGTAGAGAGTATAAGATTCATCATGTTGACTTTTGGAGTCATCCTTTAGTTAATGACAATACGCTTTGGTCTGCGGATTTAATTCATCCAAATTCAAAAGGGTATGTAAAAGTTGCTGAATTAATTCATAGTAGTTTACCTGTGCATGACTCTTCTAAATAA
- a CDS encoding CatB-related O-acetyltransferase, with the protein MKHPLFNHWSETKYIKDIVTNPLIEVGEYSYYSGYYGHQNFEDGCVRYLWGDAKSRALFNPIEQMGWHLDKLIIGNYVCIASGVIILMGGNHNHHSEWITVYPFAEQIEYSYEPKGDTVIKSDAWIGMNAIIMPGVTIGEGAIVAAGSVVSKDVPPYTIVGGNPAKEIKKRFTDTEMNMLMEMRWFDWDRELVEKAMPLLSSSSIEPLFAFYNNEVKNK; encoded by the coding sequence ATGAAGCATCCATTATTTAATCATTGGTCAGAAACAAAGTATATAAAAGATATAGTAACAAATCCACTTATTGAGGTAGGAGAGTACTCCTATTATTCAGGTTATTATGGTCATCAAAATTTTGAAGATGGCTGTGTAAGGTATTTGTGGGGGGATGCTAAGTCCCGAGCGCTGTTCAATCCAATTGAACAGATGGGATGGCATCTTGATAAACTCATTATTGGGAACTATGTTTGTATTGCGAGTGGAGTAATCATTTTAATGGGTGGTAATCATAATCATCACTCAGAATGGATTACAGTATATCCATTCGCTGAGCAAATTGAATATTCATATGAACCGAAGGGTGATACAGTCATTAAAAGTGATGCTTGGATTGGAATGAATGCTATAATAATGCCTGGCGTTACAATCGGTGAAGGTGCAATCGTTGCAGCAGGATCTGTCGTAAGTAAAGATGTTCCGCCGTATACAATAGTTGGTGGAAATCCTGCTAAGGAAATAAAGAAACGATTCACTGATACAGAAATGAATATGCTAATGGAAATGCGTTGGTTTGATTGGGATAGAGAATTAGTTGAGAAGGCAATGCCGCTTTTATCTAGTTCATCCATTGAACCATTATTTGCTTTTTATAACAATGAAGTGAAAAATAAATAA
- a CDS encoding DUF5065 family protein, which translates to MKLLRQSTIIGALTVGGFLFSNTIGTLPPVSAESQLTQKESRFLDNWRWQSYFLLHHNADFIEELAVGDLKHGDTFDVTIYTGGKDTGIVKIYQLSGNEDDEINLHRYKTIYDSGLKHNYGRFVTPITKAYNPGTYVAVMKLGENYYYGGSFKISK; encoded by the coding sequence ATGAAACTTTTAAGGCAATCAACAATTATTGGTGCATTGACTGTTGGAGGATTTTTATTTTCGAATACAATTGGTACGCTCCCACCTGTGTCTGCTGAATCGCAACTTACACAAAAAGAATCACGATTTTTAGATAATTGGCGGTGGCAAAGCTATTTTTTATTACATCATAATGCAGATTTTATAGAAGAGTTAGCAGTTGGTGACTTAAAACATGGAGATACATTCGATGTTACTATATATACTGGTGGTAAAGATACTGGTATTGTAAAAATATATCAATTGAGTGGAAATGAAGATGATGAAATAAACTTGCATAGATATAAAACGATTTATGACTCAGGTTTAAAACATAATTATGGTAGATTTGTAACACCTATTACTAAGGCTTATAATCCAGGAACATATGTAGCTGTTATGAAACTTGGAGAAAATTATTATTATGGGGGCAGCTTTAAAATCTCAAAATAA
- a CDS encoding response regulator transcription factor, with the protein MESKILIVDDDKEIRNLISVYLENEGLKTQKAEDAIEALELLEEKRFDLIILDVMMPNMDGIEACMKIREERNMPIIMLSAKSEDIDKIQGLASGADDYLSKPFNPLELIARVKSQLRRFKKYNTNADNDKRILEIGDLTVNTDTRQVWIRGTEVRLTPKEFDILELLARNKGIVLSVAKIYEAVWKEVFYKSDNTVMVHITKIRDKIEEDSKHPIYIKTIWGIGYKI; encoded by the coding sequence ATGGAGTCAAAAATTCTTATTGTTGATGATGATAAAGAGATTAGAAATCTTATCTCTGTATATTTGGAAAATGAAGGTCTGAAAACTCAAAAGGCAGAAGATGCTATTGAAGCGTTAGAACTGTTAGAAGAAAAGCGATTCGATCTTATTATTTTGGATGTTATGATGCCAAATATGGATGGCATTGAAGCGTGTATGAAGATTAGGGAAGAAAGAAATATGCCTATTATTATGCTTTCTGCAAAATCAGAGGATATAGACAAAATTCAGGGTTTAGCCTCTGGTGCCGATGATTATTTATCAAAACCGTTTAATCCGTTGGAGTTAATCGCTAGAGTAAAATCCCAATTAAGAAGGTTTAAAAAATATAATACAAATGCAGATAATGATAAAAGAATACTAGAAATTGGTGATTTGACTGTAAATACAGATACACGTCAAGTATGGATAAGAGGCACGGAAGTAAGGCTAACTCCAAAAGAGTTTGATATACTCGAACTACTTGCTCGTAACAAAGGGATTGTTCTGAGTGTTGCAAAAATATATGAAGCAGTTTGGAAAGAGGTTTTTTATAAATCGGATAATACCGTCATGGTACATATTACAAAAATAAGAGACAAAATTGAAGAAGATTCTAAACATCCAATTTATATTAAAACTATTTGGGGGATTGGGTACAAAATATGA
- a CDS encoding ABC transporter ATP-binding protein has product MIKPVVDIKNIQKVYGKKGENESYALKGVSFSIQEGEFVGIMGPSGSGKTTLLNVISTLDKATDGVIEIAGTDITKMKQGELSDFRSQKLGFIFQDFNLLENLSIYENIALPLSLQGVPSRKIGPKVEKVADMLGISAILQKYPSEVSGGQKQRSAAARALVHDPAIILGDEPTGALDSKNATSLLNAMTGLNKEQGVSIMMVTHDPYSASYCQRILFIQDGEVYKEIHRGGTHEEFYKEILDVLANLGTQKA; this is encoded by the coding sequence ATGATAAAACCAGTCGTAGACATAAAAAACATTCAAAAAGTGTACGGTAAAAAAGGTGAGAATGAATCATACGCATTAAAAGGTGTTTCATTTTCGATTCAAGAGGGGGAGTTTGTAGGAATTATGGGGCCATCTGGTTCTGGCAAAACAACATTATTAAATGTAATTTCGACTCTTGATAAAGCGACAGATGGCGTTATTGAAATTGCAGGAACGGATATTACGAAAATGAAGCAAGGTGAGCTTTCTGATTTCCGTTCGCAAAAGTTAGGATTCATTTTCCAAGACTTTAATTTATTAGAGAATTTATCTATTTACGAAAACATTGCACTTCCATTATCTCTTCAAGGTGTCCCATCACGCAAAATTGGGCCGAAAGTAGAGAAGGTAGCTGATATGTTAGGAATCTCAGCAATACTTCAAAAATATCCATCTGAAGTATCTGGTGGGCAGAAACAGCGTTCAGCAGCAGCGCGTGCTTTAGTGCATGATCCTGCAATTATTTTAGGGGACGAGCCAACAGGAGCTCTTGATTCTAAAAATGCAACAAGTTTACTTAATGCCATGACAGGTTTAAATAAAGAGCAAGGTGTATCCATTATGATGGTTACGCATGATCCTTACAGCGCAAGTTACTGTCAGCGTATTTTATTCATTCAAGATGGTGAGGTATATAAAGAAATTCATCGCGGTGGTACCCATGAAGAATTCTATAAAGAAATTTTAGACGTGCTTGCAAACTTAGGCACACAAAAAGCGTAA